Part of the Natrialbaceae archaeon AArc-T1-2 genome, CAGCGCGCACCGATGCGGCGATTGATCGCAATCTTCGCGCCCGGCTCGGCACAGACGGGTCGTTTGAGATTGACCTCACACTCGTTCTCTCGAGCGCTCGTAACCGCGCCGACGGTCGTCGCCGTCCCGATCGTCATCATCAGGGGTTCGCCGGTCGAGATCTCGTCGATCTCCCCGCCACCGTCGGTCCCGACGACGCGATCGAGCAGGTCGACGTCCATCGTAAACTGCTGCCAGGTCGGGGGCAGCGTGTCGGCCGGCCCCGCCAGCCGGCCCGCGAGCGCGTCACCTTTCGTGAGCGCGGGATCGAGTGCGGTTCCGACGCCGAGCAACCCGCCGGGGGTCGCCGTCTCGACGTCCGTCCCGCCGGCTTGCAGCGAGCGAACGGTCGTCCGAATCGGCTCGTACTCGGTCTGGCCACCGCGGTCGATCTCCCGGCCGGGCCGGATCTCGATCTCGTCGCCGACCTCGAGCTGGCCCTCGGCGAGGCTGCCCCCGAGGACGCCGCCGGCGAGGTCTTCCCACGTCGTGCCGGGCTTGTTGATGTCGAAACTCCGGGCGACGTGCATGCGCGGATCCACGTCGGGGTCGCGTCCGGGCGTGGGGATCTCCTCCTCGAGCGCGCCGATGAGCAGGTCCATGTTGACGTTCTGACCCGCCGAGATGGGGACGACGGGGGCATCTTCGGCGACGGTCCCCTCGACGAACTCCTGAATCTGTTCGTAGTTCCGTCGGGCCTGGTCGGCGTCGACGAGGTCGACCTTGTTCTGGGCGACGACGATGTTGTCGATCCCGATGATGTCTAGCGCCATCAGGTGTTCCTCGGTCTGGGGCTGTGGGACGGGCTCGTTGGCACTGACGACCAGTACGGCTCCGTCCATGATCGCAGCCCCCGACAGCATCGTCGCCATCAGGGTCTCGTGACCAGGGGCGTCGACGAACGAGACGGTCCGGATCGGCTCACTTTCGCTGCCGTCCGGACACTCCTCCGTTACGGTGTAACACTCGGGCTCGTCGAGCTCCGGGCACTCCCGAAACGTCGCGTCGGCGTAGCCCAGCCGGATGGAGATGCCGCGTTTCATCTCCTCTGAGTGCTGGTCCGTCCACGACCCGCTAAGTGCCTGCACCAGCGTCGTCTTGCCGTGGTCGACGTGGCCGACGAGTCCGATGTTCACCTCCGGTTGTCGATTTCCTGCCATAAGACGATGAGTAATCTTGGATGAGTCTTCCGCGGTGCGCTTGATAAACCTACTGTTCTGCCGGCGTCCATCCGTCGAAAATCCACGCACGCAGACGGATCGGCCGTCGGAACCGTGCGGATACACTAGGTGAGACGGACACGCGGAACAGCACAAACCGAACCCGAACCCGCGTCCTTTTGCACCGTCCGTCCCTGGGTAGGGCCGTGAGCGAGTTTGCGTTCGAACTCGAGCTGTGTGCCCACCTCGAGCGACGCAGCGACGGGATCCTCGCGCGCCAACTCGGCGCGAGCGTGGCCGATCCGGGCGGGCGCATCGTCGACGTCGTCCACGTCGAACCCGGCCCCGAATTCGACGAGCGCGTCGCCGTCACCGGCGAGTCGATCCCGCCGGCTGCGATCGAGTCGGCCGTCGACACCGAGCGGGCCCGACACTGGAAGGACGCCTTCGACTACCATCCCGAGCGCGCACGCCGGGCACTCGAGCGCGCCCTCGAGGTCGGATTCTTCGAGCGCGAACGCCGGAACGGACAGGAGTACGTCCGACAGGTCACCCGCTATCCGGACTGGATCGGCCGGATCGTCGGGATCGAGAACAAGCCCGATCTCGGCCGACCGGGAGAACTCACTGCCCAGTTGCGAACCGACGTCTCTCTCGCACTCGTCGACGCGGCGATTCTCGCCACCGAGAGCTACGTCACGAGAGCCCACCGCAACCGCATCCCCGACGCGGTCGGCATCTGGCGCGTCCACCGCGAGGGCGACTCCCTCGAGATCGAAGTCGTTCGCGAACCCGCC contains:
- a CDS encoding translation initiation factor IF-2 subunit gamma → MAGNRQPEVNIGLVGHVDHGKTTLVQALSGSWTDQHSEEMKRGISIRLGYADATFRECPELDEPECYTVTEECPDGSESEPIRTVSFVDAPGHETLMATMLSGAAIMDGAVLVVSANEPVPQPQTEEHLMALDIIGIDNIVVAQNKVDLVDADQARRNYEQIQEFVEGTVAEDAPVVPISAGQNVNMDLLIGALEEEIPTPGRDPDVDPRMHVARSFDINKPGTTWEDLAGGVLGGSLAEGQLEVGDEIEIRPGREIDRGGQTEYEPIRTTVRSLQAGGTDVETATPGGLLGVGTALDPALTKGDALAGRLAGPADTLPPTWQQFTMDVDLLDRVVGTDGGGEIDEISTGEPLMMTIGTATTVGAVTSARENECEVNLKRPVCAEPGAKIAINRRIGARWRLIGVGTLKA
- a CDS encoding DUF5787 family protein; protein product: MSEFAFELELCAHLERRSDGILARQLGASVADPGGRIVDVVHVEPGPEFDERVAVTGESIPPAAIESAVDTERARHWKDAFDYHPERARRALERALEVGFFERERRNGQEYVRQVTRYPDWIGRIVGIENKPDLGRPGELTAQLRTDVSLALVDAAILATESYVTRAHRNRIPDAVGIWRVHREGDSLEIEVVREPAPLPVEEPGIEPIAARPGRTDVAVVSPTDKARARRRLAERAYGKGWRTFELPACRACDPATTEPTLPYCTWTGRIVDAATECGPSCAGYEPAERPAVDLETERERRTPWVAEPGSRTPRQSGLDRFS